Proteins from one Fragaria vesca subsp. vesca linkage group LG6, FraVesHawaii_1.0, whole genome shotgun sequence genomic window:
- the LOC101299692 gene encoding cyclin-A2-4-like: protein MKRQNLAAANVKEFPGRITRARAASLDTSRQFPPLKACTQPPQQSQKPGLRANKKRAYVDENNENKGGNACIQNKRRAVLQDVTNAFCKPSYGDCFNATKVQAKKRKPAKRAQARVTKMTPSTDVDLKTEVVHETVKTELMPSMNLEDGDKLFRSATLSGDAIAIYQLEHQSSEVDSEAYCHSNKAEIGNLLMNMITSSKLDVVDIDAGHKDPQLCSLYAPDIYNNLRVAELSRRPFPGFMETIQRDITTSMRGILVDWLVEVSEEYKLVPDTLYLTVYLIDWFLSKNYIERQRLQLLGITCMLIASKYEEICAPRLDEFCFMTDNTYTKEDVLQMENQVLKYLGFQLFAPTAKSFLRRFLLAAQASYKSPSLELECLANYLAELALVDYGFLKFLPSMIAASAVFLSKWTLDQSSHPWNPILEHYTSYKPSDLKISVLALQDLQLNTNGCPLSAVRMKYKQPKFKSVAALSSPKLLETLF from the exons ATGAAGAGACAGAATCTGGCTGCTGCAAATGTTAAAGAGTTTCCTGGCCGAATAACACGTGCTCGAGCTGCTTCATTAGATACATCCAGACAGTTTCCCCCATTAAAAGCATGCACACAACCCCCACAGCAAAGTCAGAAGCCGGGTTTGCGAGCGAATAAAAAGAGAGCTTATGTGGATGAGAACAACGAGAATAAGGGTGGTAATGCATGCATCCAGAATAAGAGGAGGGCAGTGCTTCAGGATGTAACCAATGCTTTCTGTAAACCTTCATACGGGGACTGCTTCAATGCAACTAAAGTTCAG GCTAAGAAAAGAAAGCCAGCTAAAAGAGCTCAGGCAAGGGTCACAAAAATGACCCCTTCCACTGATGTAGATCTCAAAACGGAGGTTGTGCATGAAACAGTAAAAACAGAACTTATGCCTTCAATGAATTTGGAAGATGGTGACAAACTTTTTCGTTCGGCTACCTTAAGTGGGGATGCTATAGCTATCTATCAGTTAGAACATCAGAGTTCGGAAGTGGATTCAGAAGCCTATTGTCATTCTAATAAAG CAGAAATTGGTAACCTTTTGATGAACATGATCACATCCAGTAAACTGGATGTTGTTGATATTGATGCTGGTCACAAGGATCCTCAATTGTGTAGCCTCTATGCCCCTGATATCTATAACAACTTGCGTGTTGCAGAG CTTTCCCGAAGGCCATTTCCTGGTTTTATGGAAACAATTCAACGCGATATCACCACAAGTATGCGGGGTATTTTAGTAGATTGGCTAGTTGAG GTGTCAGAGGAATATAAGTTGGTGCCAGATACGCTTTACCTCACAGTATATCTCATTGATTGGTTTCTCTCCAAGAACTACATTGAAAGACAGAGACTCCAACTGCTTGGCATCACTTGCATGCTGATTGCCTC GAAATACGAAGAAATTTGTGCACCACGTTTGGATGAATTTTGTTTCATGACAGACAACACTTACACGAAAGAGGAT GTATTGCAAATGGAGAATCAAGTCTTGAAGTACTTAGGCTTTCAGCTTTTTGCGCCAACAGCAAAAAGTTTCCTCAG GAGATTTCTTTTAGCAGCACAAGCTTCTTATAAG AGCCCTAGCCTTGAGCTGGAGTGCTTGGCCAACTATCTTGCCGAACTAGCACTGGTCGACTATGGCTTTTTGAAGTTCCTACCTTCAATGATTGCTGCATCAGCTGTGTTTCTTTCCAAATGGACCTTAGACCAGTCTAGTCACCCATGG AATCCAATCCTAGAACACTATACCTCTTACAAGCCATCAGATTTGAAGATTTCAGTTCTTGCTTTGCAAGATTTGCAATTGAACACAAATGGCTGTCCTCTGAGTGCTGTACGAATGAAGTACAAGCAACCAAAG TTTAAATCCGTGGCGGCTTTATCATCCCCAAAGCTTCTTGAAACACTATTTTGA